GTTTGTCAGGGTGGTACTCGACCATTGGATATTTTTCAGGACTGCTAACGGCAGATATGCAAATGTGTCCATCCTTGTTAAGCATTGCATTCAATCGCACCGTGCACTCAAAAAGTTTTACCGGGAGCACTTGACCCATGAAATGCCACATTTCGGTGTTGAAATCGAAGGCTTCAACCTCCCAAACATTTCGACCTGAAAACGGGTTATCCACCCCTCCGACAACCCAAAGTCGACCGTCGTGGCCCTTTATCATTACGTGGTATCCGCGGTCGGCTACCATTGGAGAATGGATCTGGGACCAGCTGTCTTGGACGGGGTTGTACAAGAGCATTCCTTCAACAGTTGCGCAGTTATTGAACCCCCCGGATATGTAGATGCATCCCTTGCATTCAACCCCAGCCGCCATGTAAATAGGCTGTAAAAgagtaaaacttattttaaaattttataaacgtTAGTGTTATAATCTGGGCTTGAAACCTCTACTATTCGAAACGGCACTTCTTAATTTATGATGTTCCATTCACCTGTGGAAGATCGGAGATGAATACCCAAATATTCTTGGCAGGGTCATAGCGTTCGCAAGAAGTCAGGACACCGTGTCGATTGCGGCCGCCGAACACAAATATATAATCCCCGTACGTCACGGCGACAAAATCACCTCTTTTTTCGTTCATACAGGCGACCTGAATGCTCTCGTCAAGTCTCGGGTCATAACGCACGACTGAACGgctgtaaaatataaatattcaCATGACTGACCGCTTCTTCAACACTTAACATGCCGTCAATGTAAACAGTCTTAATAGAAACAAAGTGGCTCAGCATTAGCTTATAATATGACAACTGAAATCGCTTGAAAACTAACCTGAAGCCGTCTTGGTATGTTCTTGTGCCTCCGATCGTGTAAATAAATCCATTCAGTTCTACAACGCTGTGGTAGGGGTCTCGGCACTGTATCTTTCGTACAGCACCTTTCTGGTACCTCGCTGGCAAGACCTTGCGAGATCCTGACGGCAATTTGACAGGATTTTGAGCCAGGACACCATCGACGGTAACCAATTTCATTTCAGTGGTGCGCAATTCAGTGACTTCGTTCTGGAACAGTGGTTGAGCGAATCTTCTTTCGTGGTACACAAGCGCTTGTATCACGCGACTTCTGAAAACCGGACCGAAAGAGTAGAAATTGTAGTAGGGGATATCTGCCATGTCTGCGTTGTAATTAGGGGCGCTGGCGGCAACATCGCGggaacattttaaaatatcgTTCGGGTGAATAAGGGCGAACCTTACGTTCGAAATAATCTCGTTCTGGACCACAGGAGGCACTTGTGGATTGTGCAATAGCCAACGAAGTACAATTCTCAAAATGGATGCCTCGGTTTTCGAGTTTGAAAAGCCACCAAGGCGATTACTCTTCAAGCAAGAAGCCATGTCCTCCGCGCTAAGAACGCAGATGTCGCTATCGACCGAGTCCATTTCAACGAAATGATCGTGAATATACGACTTGCAGCTTTCTGTAACTTCTTTAAGCGCTAGGTCTTTTGACTGCGCGTACAAAGCGCAAACTTGGCGGGATGAAACGTTTCGGAGCAGAAAATTGTTGCACCAGTTGATCAAGGGCACGATTTGATAAAACACAGCGACATTGAGCATTTCCATGGTTTCTTCAACGTCTGCATTCAGCAGCTCGCCTTTGTAAATGAAATCCAACATACGTCGGAAGAAGCCGCTGTCGATGCCCTTCAGAGTAATAGTGTGCATTGCTTTTTCCTTCATTTCCGACTTGAACATGGCCGAAAAATAGGAACTGCAAGCCGCCAGGACTACTTTGTGAGCGTCACAACGACACTCGTCTGCTActaatgtgacgtcacaacaaCTGCGGCTCTCCCAAAGCTCATTAAGTGTGCTTAAACGACGCCTAAGCGAATTATTTTTCTCGTCTTCAGTTGCATCGCCGTCATTGGAAATTGGGGAATAAGCTTCGTCGACAAGGAAAACATCGTCGACGGGATAAAATGGGCGCGGGCTTTCGTCGTTCGGGGAAGCAGGGGTCATGGGGTGGTCCCCTTCGGACGAACGCGCACTCATAAGAACTACTTTGTGGGCTGGGACCACATCTTCATGAGACGGTGCTTGTACATCACAAAGAAAGCCATCTCTTTGAAAAGTTCTCATTTTGTCAAAGAGAAAGGAGGCATGTTGAGACTTATCCACCAATCCGCTTTCAAAGAGTGGATAGTTGAACTTCTTAATACAGCTCATCGTTTCTCAGTGTTTTTAATAACATTAAATCATGTATATCTGCGAAGGAAAACACCAATATTACCAACCGCTTCGTAGCCTATGCGACTTCTTACTGATAAACAGCATTCAAAACAATTCCTAAATCAAACACGAAGCGCTGTTTTCACAGTCGAGATCGTCACTGAATCAACGCTCGGCCTTCTATAGGCCTTCACGATATGGTTACGTAACTCTCGTTTATCACCAGGGAAACATTTCGCCTGCAGCAATAAGCTTTGCAAAACCTCAAACGAAGCAAATATAGAGTATTTGCTGTAATCAAATAATAAGCGTAATATTTctaaaacattgttttgtttctattCTAAAGCATTATCTACGTGTTGAATGTACTGCAACCCTACCCAACACTGCAGGTTCGAGGAGTAGACTactgaacaaaaaactaataaaTTCTAAGTCTAAAGGTTGCTAGTTATGAACCGTTATATTAGTTACAAAACAAGCTGCATAGTTAATACAACCTGACAACACCTACCTCCAAAGTAAACTAATAACGTCTGTCGAAAAAACCAACAGCAGTGCACAGCACCCTGTTTTTACGATTGCCAGTCAACACAGCATCGCTTCCTCGGCATTCAGCAACAGCTTTGTGAAAAGCCTTTTTTCTTTGTATGGTCATGCGTCAACAGCGTGATCACGGCATGCACACTGAGAAGGAAAAAGCGTGGCCGAGGTGCGCTACCTGGAGGACGTCGTCATTTGAGATTTATTGCACACTATGACGAGTTTTGgaaacttaactacgaaaatCTTTGGGTGTAGTTCCGATGACATCGttaaaattatcaaattatcttaaaaaaattacgagcaaaaataaaatttataaatcttACCATTGAAACTGAAAGCGATTGATTTTTGATACTTCATCaacaatacagtataatataaaataattcaatCTTCAGAAACTGCATTCCGGTTGAATATGGCAATGCATGGTGCATTATTATTACCCGTTTTTGGTAATCTTAAATTAGTTTTAACAATAAACCCTTCCATACTAAGCCTATGAGCGtccattttaattttatcaacgAAATAAAACCATGGTCTTTCTGACCACTTCTTGCAAGAACGTatgaaaaattgcaataaGACTTCGAccttattaaaaaaaaacatgaaaaagttATTGCTTTAAAGGAGTTATTAGGGAAATTTTACAGTTATCCCCGAAGTGATTTTATTCTACTATTGAAATATCCTCAAACCTCGACCTGTGTGTCGCAAATAAACTGGAGTTACTTTTAAGATGCCTTCacatttttacgtttttgaaaaattcacCGTAAACCTGTCTACAATTCAGGCTTCTGAACCAAGAAGCGACCGTAAATCTTTCCAACGACAAAATCCAGAGTCCCTATCCACGCATAGATTACAAAGCGAATCCACGTCGGTGGTAACAACGTGCCGGTTATATAGCGGTAGCCTAGACGGTTACGCAATATCAAGACGAAAGATTTACAAGAGAACTAACCTGAAATATACCGGGTGTTCCATCTCTGATTCATCAAATACCAACCGAGTGGTGTTATTTTGGTTGAATGTTTCCGACCACAATCTATTTGACATATTTCGTCATCATTCACGTACCTGATTGCCCCCGCGCACGCACACGTGCTGTCATGCCCCATAAGTCTATCACGCCTTAGTCAGGCGTCTTTCACAATGGAAGTTTTGAATTTCGAATGAGAAAGTGTACACTCTTGTGCTTTAGTAACGTCTTGTAGCGAACTTGCTGTGTAGTGTGTCTGGACTCTGGAGAAAGTTTTGGCTAGAGTTATTTGAATATACTTGGgcttaattaaatatttttaaaacaaacaatattaTCTGTGATATGATAACGTGCAAATAATCTGTGGATAATTATGCAGCACACAATCGTATGAAGTAGCGGCATCGCATAATACcgcaaaaattttcaaaacactttgtattttggaaaaaataaacaaagctaAAAACCAACAGTAACCAACAGACATAAGCCATAGCCAACCTGTCAGATATGGTTATAGAAGCCTAAAGGTTAATGACTTTTGGGTTTACAAATGAACTCAACAAGCAGGAGCAAACTAGTTGCTGGGAAAACCGCTCCAAACTAGTTTTGCTGTGCTATAAACCAATCACGGAAAGGCTGAACAGATTactataataaaataactaaaaactGGTTATGGTATATGATTATGTTCTTTAGACTTTCCGTTTATTAAACCACGCGCAAAACTTGCGTTTGGTAATGACTTCCACGCGTTGATCACGCCTTTAACGCGTGATAGCACAACCATAGAATTGCTGATATCTCAAGTAGACCTAAGGCTATAAATAATACACTCTCGTCGTGGAGAAAAcacttatttcaaaacaatattGCTGCGACTCAACATGATAACGtggaaatacttaatttaattATACGATGGAAACGTCTTCGTTGAGCTTTTCTCATTCTAATTCTGCGCTTTACCGCCTACAGTAAAACAGAGCAGGAATCAAAACAAATACACTGACATCGACTCAATGCACACGTGTCATGCAATCACACCCTGGCAAGTGTGGCAACGCGTCTGACGTGTGATCAGGGCTTCCGTTTTCTGCCATAGTGTTTTGATTGAGATTTGCATCATACAAGTTAATAAGATATTACGTGTTAGATAACCCACGTTGAATAAAATTACCAGCTTTTACATATCAGGTCTGGGTGGTCCAAACCCTGGCAAGGGGCCCGGGAACACTTTCATTGCGCCGTTTTTTACAGAGCAAAATCAGCAGTTGTTAAAATACAACTAGGTTTCATTTAAACGCATTACATTAACCCACACCCCGAGATAAGCCGCACAACATTGAAGTGCAAGTCAATATGTGTTTATTATGAAGTAACAATGCTTTTTTATGGCTAACGTCACTGTATTGTGTGACGACACAATGTatgatttttgctttttgttggAGTCCCATCCAAGTATAAAGTATCAAGAAGTCCTGCAAACCATTAGATCGATTAGATCAGTGAACTCAGTCCTTTGCTTGTATTAGGCTATAGACTAGAGTTTCCCTTATATGCGGCTCGCAATGTTTTCCTCAAACCTTTATGTGGCCCTTTGTGCTGGCAGTCTTGGACCACCCTGCATCAGATTATGAAAATCTAACGtagattttttcttttaaaaaggTTACACGAAACACGCAAAACGtatttttcaaagttccaAGAACGATCTTTATTAAAAAGTGTTGTCTCGATATAAGAAATCTTTTCCGCAGCAAATGCCACGGTGAAATtgtattgataaaaatttccCACTTTTCAGAGGTAAAATGATAGTATGACGTAACACTGTTATCTTATTCATATAGATCATTAAAGTATTTTTAGAGTTTGATACGTAAGGTTTATCATGAAAccgttttcattttttcctgTATTGTATTGCATCATCCCTTGCAGCGAAATAGCGGAAAATTTTGAAGTGCCATCAATGTCACTTTTACACAGACAGGCGGCTTTGGGCGACAAGAACAATAAATCTAAGGTAAAGACAACACacgtaataataataatcctTTAGAAACATCGAGCAAAGTAATAGCTTGAATCTGTAAATCTACCAGTTAACTGCCCGTTGAACAACATTCAATTAATAAGCGCTTACACGACATCTTGTGACGACTTAAAAATTGACCTTATTTTCTCCAAGcgcaatgttttaaaaaagtgacTCTCTGGCGCCAACTATAAAATTGAttagaaaacaacaaacaggTTAAAAACGAGAACAGGCAGTTTTTCTACGGTTaaaattgtgttatttttaatgctatttttatatttgaaaaaattatttaacttCTTGTTGCAAGAAAGCATTTTTTAGATAATTGTAAAAATCTTTGTTGGCATCATCAATACTCCACCTTCTAGTTTAGTTATGTGTAAAAAGAGTCtcttatttatgttttaaccCTGCTGTATTAATTGTTGCAACAGGCAATGCTTGTCGTGTTGTCCATCATACTTTTATCCTCGGTTTGATCGACACGCCTAGATGTACAGAAAGTAAAACGAGGTCGATTGAATAACAAAAACGTGCACAATTCTAGGCTAAAGAAAACTGTGATCTTTAAGTTATGATAAGGATGAGCCCAATTAGCTTTAGTATTAAtcctataataaaaacatattacTTAGATCCAATTGTCGAGTTTGTTATTGTAGTTTATTGTCTTCTTTTCTACTTATTCGGCGCCGTTGAattgacattttaaaaatatttactctAGTTCATTCCACGAGTTTGGAATTTAAAGAGACGCGTATTAATTGATCTTACAGCGATTATTACCTTTAATAACAAGAGTGCTTTCAacgttcacaaagcacttttatATTCCGTGCGTATTTGAAAGCTTTTGTGTTAGTTAGTAGCCATCGCTACCTACGCCGAATATCACATTTCAGGCCATTGTGGTAGGGTTGTTAACTCagtaaagaaaatgtttgaagaATTTACTCTGAGCCTTATCTATACGAACTTGCAGCCAGTTAAACGTGAGAAATAGCGGGAATATATTTGAGCGGCTACGAGTTCATTTATGGGCATTCACGGCATTCAAGTGATGTGAATGAGTGAGTGATAGATCATGCAGCATGCTTGCTACTTGATGTAGGGAGACAGAAGCTGCAGATAAATTACAGGGTGTTTGTTTCTTAAAATAATGGTTTCATAAAacttatattataacaaagcGAAAAACTAAGTTAAgtcaaattaaatttaaaaaattaagaagTTTAGCTGgaagataaaacaattaattgcaattaattgACATGTCATATAGCATGCGGCATCACATTTACGATTTCATTTATTAACATTTATATCAAAACTTCAAGATTATCATGCTACAAAAGGACGATTAGTGAAGAACcattcttttatttattaaacgaAGCCTTAAATCAAGAAATGTAACATATCAAATGTTGTTGATTGACTCTCGAACAATACAATTTGATGCTGGGAATTAGGTAAGGACTCCGAAGTGTCTGTACGCCTGCAAGGTTTTGTCATAAATGCCCATTATAGAGTAGTTTGTAAGTACTCCAAGGGTCCTTAAAGCCAAATTGTACAGACAGTGGAAAATTAAGCTTATTGTTGAGAGAGTTAGCTTATAAGACCTTGGAAGATTTTATAAAagatatttataaaaattgtgCATTGCTGTTTAACATATTACTTCAAAGTGTAGTACTTTTTAAATACTAAATTAGGGATTATGTTTAATATATAAATAAGTTATGTActtgtttttcataaaaacagaTGACAAAAACTTTACGGTAACAGCTAAATATAAATTCGAGTAAAATACACTAAAAATGGCCCCACCGATAGCAGCGGACAAGAATTTGATGACAAACGGTAGCGTTCATGACCAAGCGCGTGGTCAGGACAAAATGCCCGGAATAACATCCTCAACAAAAGACGTTTTTAAGGGCCAGGTGCTCATCGATAGGTTGCTTATATACTACAGCAAATTTGAAGGCTCGCGAGAACGAGCAGCTCGATACGCTCAGAAACTTTTGGACCTTGG
The Clavelina lepadiformis chromosome 4, kaClaLepa1.1, whole genome shotgun sequence DNA segment above includes these coding regions:
- the LOC143452465 gene encoding kelch-like protein 36, coding for MSCIKKFNYPLFESGLVDKSQHASFLFDKMRTFQRDGFLCDVQAPSHEDVVPAHKVVLMSARSSEGDHPMTPASPNDESPRPFYPVDDVFLVDEAYSPISNDGDATEDEKNNSLRRRLSTLNELWESRSCCDVTLVADECRCDAHKVVLAACSSYFSAMFKSEMKEKAMHTITLKGIDSGFFRRMLDFIYKGELLNADVEETMEMLNVAVFYQIVPLINWCNNFLLRNVSSRQVCALYAQSKDLALKEVTESCKSYIHDHFVEMDSVDSDICVLSAEDMASCLKSNRLGGFSNSKTEASILRIVLRWLLHNPQVPPVVQNEIISNVRFALIHPNDILKCSRDVAASAPNYNADMADIPYYNFYSFGPVFRSRVIQALVYHERRFAQPLFQNEVTELRTTEMKLVTVDGVLAQNPVKLPSGSRKVLPARYQKGAVRKIQCRDPYHSVVELNGFIYTIGGTRTYQDGFSRSVVRYDPRLDESIQVACMNEKRGDFVAVTYGDYIFVFGGRNRHGVLTSCERYDPAKNIWVFISDLPQPIYMAAGVECKGCIYISGGFNNCATVEGMLLYNPVQDSWSQIHSPMVADRGYHVMIKGHDGRLWVVGGVDNPFSGRNVWEVEAFDFNTEMWHFMGQVLPVKLFECTVRLNAMLNKDGHICISAVSSPEKYPMVEYHPDKHMWLEMKNSLEYSEVVPNP